In Methanofastidiosum sp., the genomic stretch ATCACTCTTTTATAGACATCTGATAATTCTGTTATATAATTTACTGTTAGTGATTGTGATGAAAGATAGAATCGAAAGGCTTTTTGGATATATCGCTAAAGAAAAGAAGGATGTAGAGTGTGTCCTTGTTTCAAGGTCAACTTTTCCTGACGTCAATTTCTTTTATTTCAGCAAGGCTTCAGGCGGCCTTTTTGACGGATCTTTTCTAATTTTATACCCTGATGGCAACTCAAAACTTTTTACCTCGACGATGGAGCAGGAAGCGGCTGAAAAATCCAAAGGTGATTTTGAGATCTATGTTTATAACTCTAGAGATGAGCGGATTAAGCTTCTTAAAGAGCATATAAAAGGACAGAATCTCGGCCTTTCTTTTTCCTCGATAACTTATTTGGAAGTTGAAAAGTTAAAGGAGACCTATAAGGGGAATCTAGTTGACGTAACAAAGGAGATTAATTTTACAAGGGCAATCAAAGACAAAAAGGAAATTGAAAATATAAGAAAAGCATCCAAGATAACATCCAAAACATTTGGGGAAATTCCAGCTATGCTAAGAGATGGGCTTACAGAAAAAGAGCTCTCTTTCAAGATAGAGTTTCAACTCAAGAAAAATGGTGCAGATGCCCTTTCGTATGACACTATTGCAGCCTTTGGTGCAAATTCCTCTTTGCCACATTATGAGAGTTCTGATTCGGCTTTAATGAAAGGAGATTTTGTGCTATTGGACTTTGCCGGCAAATACAATAGTTATTGCTCTGATATGACACGAACTTTCTTCTATGGAAAAGTAAGCAAAGAACAAAAGAAGATCTATGAAACTGTCCTTGAGGCGCAGGTCCTAGGAATTGATGCCTTGGAGCCTGGAGTAATTGCAAAGGATGTTCACAACAGCGTGTCAAAATACATCGACAGCACTGAATTTAAGGGGAGATTCATCCACTCTCTTGGCCATGGTATCGGGCTTGAAACTCATGACACGCTTGGCCTAAGCCCGATAAGTGATTATACGATTGAAGAGAATATGGTTTTCACTATTGAGCCTGGAATATACATCCCTGAATTGGGCGGGGTGAGGATTGAGGACACTTTGGTTGTTAAAAAAGGAAAGCCCGAAATACTTACAACTTTTACAAAAGACCTTTTGGTCATATAGGGCCGAGAAATTCTGCGTTCTTCCTTGGAAATCCTAACTCTATAATTTTATTCTGAACTTTTTTTATGTCATAATCTACAAATCTCACTTCTAGGGAATAATCGTCTTCGTCGAAAATTACATACTTTGCCTTATGGATCCCGTCTCTTGGCTGGCCAACGCTCCCGACGTTAAGTATATACTTCTTCTCTTGATCAAGCAATATTTTTCCTTCTTCCATTGACTCAAATTTCAATTCATTGTTTTCGATGTAATATTTTGCAAGAAGGTGGGTGTGACCTATAAAGCAGAGTTTAGAATCGAATTGACTAAAAAGGTATTTTATTTCACCGATGCTTTTTCAGGTAATGTAACCGCGCACGTTATCTGGGGGAGATGCATGGGCAAAGTGGAAATTTCTACAATCGATTGATTTTGGTAACTTTTTAAGATAATTTTTTTCATCTTTTCCTAAAATATCTAAAGTAACCATGATACTTTCATGTGCAATTCCGCCAAGGTCATTCAATAGCTCCATATCAAATGTTGCAACATCATGATTTCCTAGTGTAGAGTTAATGTTTTGATCAATAAAAACATCGACCACTTCATTTGGATAAGGCCCATAACCAACTAGGTCTCCAGTGCATATTATCTTGTCTGTCTCTTGCCCTTCTATATCTCTTAAAACTGAGGATAATGCTTCGCTATTTCCATGAACATCGGACATTACAGCCAATCTCAAATAATGCCTCCAAGATAAACAACATTGGATTTAAGACCGAGAG encodes the following:
- a CDS encoding Xaa-Pro peptidase family protein; amino-acid sequence: MKDRIERLFGYIAKEKKDVECVLVSRSTFPDVNFFYFSKASGGLFDGSFLILYPDGNSKLFTSTMEQEAAEKSKGDFEIYVYNSRDERIKLLKEHIKGQNLGLSFSSITYLEVEKLKETYKGNLVDVTKEINFTRAIKDKKEIENIRKASKITSKTFGEIPAMLRDGLTEKELSFKIEFQLKKNGADALSYDTIAAFGANSSLPHYESSDSALMKGDFVLLDFAGKYNSYCSDMTRTFFYGKVSKEQKKIYETVLEAQVLGIDALEPGVIAKDVHNSVSKYIDSTEFKGRFIHSLGHGIGLETHDTLGLSPISDYTIEENMVFTIEPGIYIPELGGVRIEDTLVVKKGKPEILTTFTKDLLVI
- a CDS encoding metallophosphoesterase, with the translated sequence MRLAVMSDVHGNSEALSSVLRDIEGQETDKIICTGDLVGYGPYPNEVVDVFIDQNINSTLGNHDVATFDMELLNDLGGIAHESIMVTLDILGKDEKNYLKKLPKSIDCRNFHFAHASPPDNVRGYIT